A genomic window from Candidatus Deferrimicrobium borealis includes:
- the mutS gene encoding DNA mismatch repair protein MutS — translation MTLPLTPAMRQYVEIKSRYRDCILFFRMGDFYEMFFEDALRASRLLDIALTSRDKESNIPMCGVPHHARNAYLSKLIRQGCKVAICEQIEEPGQKGIFRREVTEVVTPGLVFSEECLDSRGNNFLAAVRFVAPFACAALDATTGEFFHEACDTEEALADALFRIAPAEFVALEGEGNPTTSRGKRLLEGKLLTLLSPTAVAAFPPPPGIGGIPPADHPSGGVVRAALYYLFLHQPAALSEIGRVTEREGRRYLALDETAVRTLEIFSTMSGERKGSLLWAVDRTRTPMGARMLRAWLAAPLLDVERIGGRHDAVGELLEAHAIRKSLSPPFDAMGDLSRLASRLAQDRSGPRDVAALRDNLAAIPAIGAALGEPRAERLRSVKELLGDHAAVVARISSALADPPPPGYRDGGVFRPGYDAQVDELTHLLTHGKGMLAEMETRERQRTGIVGLKVGYNRVFGYYIEVTRTHLDKVPPDYIRKQTLANAERYITPELKEFEGRVLRAQEGRAAREEELFLALRDSLKGTLPAVYAAAEGVAELDVLLSFAELAAENGYGRPRVNGGREILIENGRHPVVEKILGRHAFVPNDCLLSPDGTRLAVLTGPNMAGKSTYIRQAALIVLLAHAGSFVPADRAEIGLVDRIFTRIGASDDLSRGESTFMVEMRETARILDGVSDRTLVVLDEVGRGTSTYDGLSIAWAVAEHLHDSPSRPKVLFATHFHELTDIVSTCANARNFHVAVREWQGEIIFLRRIDEGSASKSYGIQVARLAGLPASVVDRARDILKNLESAEYNEYGLPTLAGPRAARDSAHAQMELFARRAHGDEGAVLDQIRRCEPERLSPLDALMRLAEWKGRLGKGST, via the coding sequence ATGACCCTTCCGCTGACCCCCGCGATGCGGCAGTACGTGGAGATCAAGTCCCGCTACCGGGACTGCATCCTCTTCTTCCGCATGGGCGATTTCTACGAGATGTTCTTCGAGGACGCCCTGCGCGCCTCCCGCCTTCTCGACATCGCGCTGACCTCGCGCGACAAGGAGTCGAACATCCCGATGTGCGGCGTTCCGCACCACGCGCGGAACGCCTACCTGTCGAAGTTGATCCGGCAGGGATGCAAGGTCGCCATCTGCGAGCAGATCGAGGAGCCCGGCCAGAAGGGGATCTTCCGTCGGGAGGTGACCGAGGTGGTCACCCCGGGGCTGGTCTTCAGCGAGGAGTGCCTCGATTCCCGGGGGAACAACTTCCTGGCCGCCGTCCGGTTCGTCGCCCCGTTCGCCTGCGCCGCGCTCGACGCCACCACCGGCGAGTTTTTCCACGAGGCGTGCGACACCGAGGAGGCGCTCGCGGACGCCCTGTTCCGGATCGCGCCCGCGGAGTTCGTCGCGCTCGAGGGGGAGGGGAACCCGACCACCTCCCGCGGGAAGCGGCTCCTGGAAGGGAAGCTGCTCACGCTCCTCTCCCCGACGGCCGTCGCGGCGTTCCCGCCTCCGCCCGGGATCGGGGGGATCCCCCCCGCGGACCACCCGTCGGGGGGCGTCGTCCGGGCGGCCCTCTACTATCTGTTTCTGCACCAGCCGGCGGCCCTCTCGGAGATCGGACGGGTGACGGAGCGCGAAGGACGGCGCTACCTGGCATTGGACGAGACCGCCGTCCGTACGCTGGAGATCTTCTCCACCATGTCGGGGGAGCGGAAGGGATCCCTTCTCTGGGCGGTCGACCGCACGCGGACCCCGATGGGGGCCCGCATGCTGCGCGCGTGGCTCGCCGCGCCGCTTCTCGACGTGGAGCGGATCGGGGGGCGGCACGACGCGGTGGGGGAGCTTCTCGAGGCGCATGCGATCCGAAAGTCCCTTTCCCCCCCGTTCGACGCGATGGGGGACCTCTCCCGACTCGCCTCCCGCCTGGCGCAGGACCGTTCCGGCCCCCGCGACGTGGCGGCGCTGCGCGACAACCTGGCGGCGATTCCCGCGATCGGGGCCGCCCTCGGGGAGCCGCGCGCGGAGCGCCTGCGGTCGGTGAAGGAGCTCCTCGGGGACCACGCCGCGGTGGTCGCAAGGATCTCCTCGGCGCTGGCCGATCCACCGCCTCCCGGGTACAGGGACGGGGGCGTCTTCCGTCCGGGGTACGACGCCCAGGTCGACGAACTGACCCATCTCCTGACCCACGGCAAGGGGATGCTGGCGGAGATGGAGACGCGGGAGCGGCAGCGCACGGGGATCGTCGGTCTCAAGGTCGGCTACAACCGCGTCTTCGGCTACTACATCGAAGTGACGCGGACCCACCTCGACAAGGTCCCCCCCGACTACATCCGCAAGCAGACCCTGGCCAACGCGGAGCGCTACATCACGCCGGAGCTCAAGGAGTTCGAGGGGCGGGTGCTGCGCGCGCAGGAGGGGCGGGCCGCGCGGGAGGAGGAACTCTTCCTCGCCCTGCGGGATTCACTGAAGGGGACCCTGCCGGCGGTCTACGCGGCGGCGGAAGGGGTGGCCGAGCTCGACGTCCTCCTCTCGTTCGCGGAACTCGCGGCGGAGAACGGGTACGGGCGGCCGCGGGTGAACGGCGGGAGGGAGATCCTCATCGAGAACGGGCGCCACCCGGTCGTGGAAAAGATCCTCGGGCGGCACGCCTTCGTGCCGAACGACTGCCTCCTCTCGCCCGACGGGACCCGCCTCGCCGTACTCACCGGCCCGAACATGGCGGGGAAATCCACGTACATCCGCCAGGCGGCCCTCATCGTGCTGCTGGCGCACGCGGGCTCCTTCGTCCCCGCGGACCGCGCGGAGATCGGCCTCGTGGACCGGATCTTCACGCGCATCGGCGCCTCCGACGACCTTTCCCGGGGGGAGAGCACCTTCATGGTGGAGATGCGCGAGACGGCGCGGATCCTCGACGGCGTCAGCGACCGGACGCTGGTGGTTCTCGACGAGGTCGGGCGCGGGACCAGCACCTACGACGGGCTGAGCATCGCCTGGGCGGTGGCGGAGCACCTCCACGATTCCCCGTCCCGACCGAAGGTCCTCTTCGCCACCCACTTCCACGAGTTGACCGACATCGTGTCGACGTGCGCGAACGCGCGCAACTTCCACGTGGCGGTGCGGGAGTGGCAGGGGGAGATCATCTTCCTGCGGCGGATCGACGAGGGGAGCGCGAGCAAGTCGTACGGGATCCAGGTGGCGCGGCTCGCCGGCCTGCCGGCCTCCGTGGTCGACCGCGCCCGGGATATTTTGAAAAACCTCGAATCCGCCGAGTATAATGAGTACGGGCTTCCGACGCTGGCGGGACCGCGGGCCGCGAGGGATTCCGCCCACGCCCAGATGGAGCTGTTCGCCCGGCGCGCCCACGGGGACGAGGGAGCGGTCCTGGACCAGATCCGCCGGTGCGAACCGGAGCGGCTCTCCCCGCTGGACGCGTTGATGCGACTCGCGGAATGGAAGGGGAGGCTGGGGAAAGGGTCGACTTGA
- a CDS encoding HIT domain-containing protein, with product MEYVRQAGGGGGTAACVFCVPDGDLEEPERLLIGLYPGTVAILNRYPYNNGHVLIAPRRHVANLWDLSSEELRELFSLVSLGSRELAKEYRTDGMNVGMNLGKAAGAGIVEHLHVHLVPRWAGDTNFMTPVRETRVLPESLLESRRRLSAVFGPLTP from the coding sequence ATGGAATATGTCCGCCAGGCGGGCGGAGGCGGGGGAACGGCGGCGTGCGTTTTCTGTGTCCCCGATGGGGACCTCGAAGAGCCGGAGCGGCTCCTTATCGGGCTGTACCCCGGCACCGTCGCGATCCTGAACCGATACCCTTACAACAACGGGCATGTGCTGATCGCCCCCCGTCGACACGTGGCGAACCTGTGGGACCTCTCGAGCGAGGAGTTGCGCGAACTATTCTCCCTTGTTTCCCTTGGTTCACGGGAACTTGCGAAGGAATATCGAACCGATGGGATGAATGTCGGGATGAACCTGGGCAAGGCCGCCGGCGCAGGGATCGTAGAGCACCTCCACGTCCACCTCGTTCCCCGCTGGGCGGGCGACACGAATTTCATGACCCCGGTCCGGGAAACCCGCGTCCTCCCCGAGTCGCTCCTCGAATCCCGCCGCCGTCTATCGGCGGTTTTCGGCCCCCTGACCCCGTAA
- a CDS encoding N-acetylmuramoyl-L-alanine amidase produces MTLLRRHPVASILVLLCAAGSLLASPPLFAAPGAPRVSDIRAWTNEIYTRVAIDTGDEVSWKANLLAADPARGLPPRIFIDIRGAGIRDEIRRKPVEVRNGLLRQVRAGRFDRDTVRVVIDLERESSYRVFALQSPFRIIVDIDGEGEVPVLPTSPDAVAHPGPVAAVPSSEDPATLPPAITPSVAPRTPSAEPAAPSAPPAIPPSVESSRVAAAPPPMARKPRVRVMIDPGHGGKDPGAIGPTGLKEKDVVLAIGRRIREKLSRSVEFDVRMTRDGDVFIPLEERTAMANKGGVDIFVSLHINASRNRRAEGFSTYVLSRGASNREDLELAARENGVPLRELQGVKFIIDDMFTGARKNESLRLAKTVNDAVVRHVSIRYPGAQSIGLKQAPFYVLVGARMTAVLVEASFISNAREEARLRDPSCLDGIADGVVEAIRYYGQNGILAHSGS; encoded by the coding sequence TTGACACTCCTGCGGAGACATCCCGTCGCGTCCATCCTCGTCCTCCTCTGCGCGGCGGGTTCCCTGCTCGCCTCGCCGCCGCTCTTCGCGGCCCCCGGCGCTCCGCGCGTCTCCGACATCCGGGCCTGGACGAACGAGATCTACACCCGCGTCGCGATCGACACGGGCGACGAGGTCTCGTGGAAGGCGAACCTCCTCGCCGCGGACCCGGCGCGCGGCCTTCCTCCCCGGATCTTCATCGACATCCGCGGCGCCGGCATCCGGGACGAGATCCGCCGCAAACCGGTCGAGGTCCGCAACGGCCTGCTTCGGCAAGTTCGGGCGGGACGGTTCGACCGGGACACGGTGCGCGTGGTGATCGACCTCGAGCGGGAGAGCTCCTATCGCGTCTTCGCGCTCCAGTCCCCGTTCCGGATCATCGTGGACATCGACGGGGAGGGGGAGGTCCCCGTTCTCCCGACGTCCCCCGACGCCGTCGCTCACCCCGGCCCCGTTGCCGCGGTTCCGTCATCGGAAGATCCGGCAACGCTTCCACCCGCGATCACCCCGTCCGTTGCCCCCCGGACGCCGTCCGCCGAACCGGCGGCCCCTTCCGCGCCTCCGGCGATCCCGCCGTCGGTGGAATCGTCGCGCGTCGCCGCTGCGCCCCCCCCCATGGCCCGGAAGCCCCGCGTCCGGGTGATGATCGACCCGGGCCACGGCGGGAAGGACCCGGGCGCGATCGGCCCGACGGGGCTGAAGGAGAAGGACGTCGTGCTGGCGATCGGCCGGAGGATCCGCGAGAAGCTGTCGCGCTCCGTGGAGTTCGACGTGCGGATGACCCGCGACGGGGACGTCTTCATCCCGCTGGAGGAGCGCACGGCGATGGCGAACAAGGGGGGGGTCGATATCTTCGTCTCCCTCCACATCAACGCCAGCCGGAACCGGAGGGCGGAGGGGTTTTCCACCTACGTCCTCTCCCGCGGCGCGTCGAACCGCGAAGACCTCGAACTGGCCGCCCGCGAGAACGGCGTGCCGCTCCGCGAGCTCCAGGGGGTAAAATTCATCATCGACGACATGTTCACCGGGGCGCGGAAGAACGAGTCGCTGCGCCTGGCAAAGACGGTGAACGACGCCGTCGTCCGCCACGTCTCCATCCGCTATCCGGGGGCGCAGAGCATCGGGCTGAAGCAGGCCCCGTTCTACGTCCTCGTGGGCGCCCGGATGACGGCCGTCCTGGTCGAGGCCTCCTTCATCAGCAACGCCCGCGAAGAGGCTCGCCTGCGGGATCCCTCGTGCCTCGACGGGATCGCCGACGGCGTGGTGGAGGCGATCC
- a CDS encoding integration host factor subunit beta, whose product MTKSDLVEKLSESLTSLTKKECEVIVDTVFLNMKDALHRGEKIEIRGFGSFTVRTRRAKEGRNPKTGEKVAIPEKRIPFFKVGKELREMVNG is encoded by the coding sequence ATGACGAAGAGCGACCTGGTGGAGAAGCTGTCCGAGTCACTTACGAGCCTGACCAAGAAAGAGTGCGAGGTCATCGTCGACACGGTCTTCCTCAACATGAAGGACGCCCTCCACCGCGGCGAAAAGATCGAGATCCGCGGGTTCGGGAGCTTTACCGTGCGGACCCGTCGGGCGAAGGAAGGACGCAACCCGAAGACGGGCGAGAAGGTCGCCATCCCCGAGAAGCGGATCCCCTTCTTCAAGGTCGGCAAGGAACTGCGGGAAATGGTCAACGGCTGA